The genomic segment TCAACAAAGAAAAGCTTGTTTGTTATTATATtcacagttattttttatattaacatataaaaataatcaagaaaataattttaaaaaaacccttaattttgtcaaaaacatttttccacgacaaaaacaaaagagactGACAAGCATGGAGAGATCTTGTCTGGTCGGTATAGTTGCCACCCCACCCGGtactaaaaacaaacaaaagttgGGTTTAAGAACAGGCTCGTATGGACAAAAGTATCCCtctgtatttatatatatatatatatagatatacaCACACAAGAAGATGGAGGTGGTTGGGAAAAAAAGTATTATCTTATTGATGGTAATATTATAAATACGGAGAGTATATATAAAGTATGCCGTACGTACCACTTTAATTACCAGAAGaaggatgaatttttttatacttttgtaTGGGCCAAAGTATATATCTCAATCATCGGTTATTGATGTCTTTTTagcaaccttttattttttcaaaaaatttatttatcagtGTAGTATCactgtaataaataaataaataaataaataaatacttgaatATTCATGATTAAAGATATAAACCACGGacgagtatttattttttaaagttatttttcttatcaaatttgtTTAAGGTTACCAAGccttgaaagtaaaaataactattttttaaaaaaatatttttcttgaaaacaagaGTCTCTTCCACTCTCACCGTCACAGACTAAAGTCACTCAATTCCATTTTAACTTCCAGTTACATCCAATTAGTTACTAATCTATCCATTTGATCCTCGCACACAAGAAGTGTGATTCAAATCTCTTGTCGTACAAATAATCTCCATAGTTTTCTATAGTTTTGTAtctttagcaaaaaaataaaaaaaaatagccctATAATGTTGAGAGTTTTATactatttcaaaattatctgtcaataattattatataaatttatttttaaaataaaaacatatatgaagataaaataaaaaactttcattAATTCTGcttaatataatttgaatatttcTGGTTAGAAAATATTAGGTTATTTCTCACATTACTTTGCAGGTCGAATTAAAACTTTCTAGAgtgtgtaaaaaaaatcaaagcataaaaaCATTTATGCAGGAGTTGTCGTAACCTAACCTTGTCAACTtggtgagtaaaaaaaaaaatcaaaagaaaaatatgataaaaaaaagtcaatgcgTGCAAGTAAAAACGCAACTTAAACAATTGGTAAAAACCTTGGtttgtttatttgttaaaaaaatattaaaatgataatttattagATTGACTAAGGTTAATCCGTGACTTGTATTATGAACTCAActtagtttaataactttgtattttttaaattatttttcatttagttatatgataaaaaaaatatatgctcgtaaaattaaacaaaaaaaaacatggaaatgtTTATTTGAGACCACAAgaactctataaaaaacaaatcaaaataaattatgaaaattagttgaacttaattaaatgttaaatgataaaataaaaaaaaacttaatattgaataaaaaattaagaaaaaatcaaattataaaaaaaaactctagcgCACAAATGATTATAAACTCTTTTAATTGTATTCTACCTAATCATTCCAGTATGTTTCGTAATttgtaatataattataattttttttaatacatacacacacgcacacattCCTTAATTCAAGTCCAAACCCGCTCGTTTCTCTTCAAAACCCAGTCTCAAAATCTCTCGCCTTTCCTCCTCGAGTTATTTACTTGTTTTAAACGAACAGAGAAAAAACAAGTATGCACAAACCTCCcccacccacacacacacaacaaccACCACTTCTCTCATTTTGCTGGCTCTCTGCTTCCATGTCTCTCTGGAAGTGAAATTgtaaaccaccaccaccatcaacaCACACACTCtaataaacataaacataaaaatcctaaaaaaaactgCCATGGATACTCATGAGATAACTAACATACTGTTAACGAAACTCAAGAGTTTAGATCCAGAAAACGCCTCTAGAATTATGGGGTTTATTCTCATACAAGACCCTACTGAAAAAGATTTGTTACGGTTAGCGTTTGGCCCTGAAACCCTCTTGCAAAATGTAGTCTTCAAGGCAAAAATCCACTTAGGACTCTCTACTAACACGTTATCTACACCCTCTTCTCCGTCGCCACTCAATCCCATAGCAAGGCCTTGTAATAACACCAACCCCTTTCCACAATCTTCTCCTAGAATCACAAATAATGGTTCTTTTCTTGACTTTTCAAAAAACCCGTCTCCAAATCCTTGGTCCGTTCACGGGCTGCCAAATAATAGTGACAGTAAGAGTTCAATTAGCCCAAAGAGCAGTCCTTTTTTGTCCTATGATAATATACGTTCTGGGTCTGTTTTGGTGCCGCCATTCTCGAGAAATGGTGGTAATGGCGGTGGTGTTTGCAGCAATAATAGTGCCGATTTCCTTGGCGAGTATCAGTCAGATGATCATCTGTCGTTCTTCGATGATCCCTCTTCAAAAAACGAGGACTTTATGGACCAAAGGGTTCAGTTGGGTGGTTATTCAGTTGCTAATGGAGATGTCCATTTGCATAGAAGGAGGTTTTCAGAGAGTGATGCGTGTTCTGGTGCTGAGGATGGGGGTTTTGGTCTCCGGTATAGGCAGTGTCTGTATTTTGCTAGAGGGTTTTGCAAAAATGGAGAAAGTTGCAAGTTTGGTCATGGTGATGAAAATATGGCTGAGGTTAATGTTGGTGGTGCTCTTGTGAGTTCACCAAGGGAAATGGAGGAACTTTATTTGCAGCAGCAAGAGGAGATGATGAAAAGGAAGGCTGTACAGCAGCAGCAAGAGGAGATGATGAAAATGAAGGCTgtacagcagcagcagcagcaaaggTTGGCTTATAACAAGCACATGAGTTTTCTGTTGCTGCAACAAAATGAAGCCGAGAGGTATACATTCAAGATTACCAGTTTTGCTTTTAGCATGCCCTATCCTTGCATAGCGTGTCAAGATTTTCAATTTCGATATGTTCTAGTGGTGAAAATTTAGTCTTAATTTGCTATGTGTCAATTTGTGGGCATTATTGTTTAATTGAAGAATCCCTTATTATGACCATGCAAGATGAGACCAAGATGCCCCATAGGTACGTATTTCCATCTTTCAGCATGtttttattgtctattttttGGCTGGCCAAAGAAAgaaatagtctttttttttttttttatggaggtAGAGAAAAATGTCATATCGATTacacaaagaaaggaaaagattaGAGAGAAACGAATCTTGTTAATCGAGCTAGTTTTGGTTACGGATTCGTTCCTTTTCTTGTCTAGATTCTGCTCTTGTGTTAATGGATGATTTGATGGAACTCGTCATGCACATGATTTTCTGCTTAATGATAAACACTCCTGTCCTTTTAATTCGACGTTTTCCTGGAATTTTAATTATGGGTTGGGTAATGGTGCTATTTGTGGATGTCGATATTTGCAGATTTGGCGCAGCAATGATGGGTGATGAATTTTACAAGTTTGGCCGGACCCGTGGTGGAAGGAATGACTTTTTGGCAATGGGAATGGCTGAAAAGGCAAATTCAGCATCTAGACAGATATACTTGACATTCCCAGCTGACAGCTCTTTCAAAGATGAagatgtttcaaattatttcaGGTAAATTACCACTTAACTCTtcttaaattatcaattttcgttattatttttggtttacTTATACAAGTAATACCTGGAGGTAAGTGCCAGGGACTGGCTAGAATGTCTGCAAAACGATGAAATCATGCTTATGCCAAAGAAATTTAAGCACAATTTATGAAGTGTACATGGTAGAAAGTCCTTTTGTTAAAAGTTAAGAATATTGGTAAACTTTATGCTGCCAATTGCCatgaaatttttattggtttgaGGGACGACTTTTGCAATCAGTGCATTCCTCTGACTGATGATGGTGAAGGGGCTTGATGCCTTGGTAGTTTAGGACTTCAACTTGGGATTTCaatctttttcaataaaatgaacTGCTTGCATTCCATGTTGCATATATGTTTTGGTAGAAAGTGAAGTAAGTCTGCCTGGTTCTCTTGAGAGTACATTTTGGCTTGcaccttgttttattttatcttaagcCATGCATGTCAGTACCAAAAGTCTCCATGCTACGTGTGGTTTTTATTTCTAGTTAGCAGTGTGAATAGCGTTATACAAGTGCTTTTATAATTTGCATGGCTTCACTCTATCATGTTTGCATCTGAGCATCTGTTATTATATTGGCTGGAGATAGATGAGAAATGAATGTGCATGCctagttgaaaaagaaaaagaaaaaaaaggaaaagctgTTAGTCTACTTgaagaaggaaagaagaataTATTGCTAAGCTGTGGAGGTGAGGATTTTAAGACTGTAAGTGTGTGTGTTCGTAGTCCTGTTCTGGAGTTGAAGGGATAGGATTTAGGATTTTGAGTCTCTTGACTGTTCTTGATAATCAGAGAATGAAAATAGTGATAGCTATTTGTATTTAGTCTGATTTACAGCTCTCTTCTCGAGAAATTTTTTGGACATAAATTTGGAAGAGGCAAAAAATTGTGATATAACTTGCTTTGTTCTCAGTTGCTGAGGCCACTGCCGAGCAatgtcattaaaatattttcattaaaatattttcgttttatgtttttaaagttCTTTTGGACCAGTTCAAGATGTCAGGATTCCATACCAGCAGAAGCGAATGTTTGGATTTGTTACATTTGTCTACCCAGAGACTGTGAAGGAAATATTGGCAAAGGGAAACCCTCATTATATTTGTGAGTCGCGTGTGCTTGTCAAGCCATACAAGGAGAAAGGAAAAGTTGCAAAGTATAGTATCTATTTCTCAGTTGTTGTTATCTTTACTGTCTCACTTCTGGCATTTATGTTTTACTTGTCAATGAAACAACAGCAGGACGCAACAGTTACTGGAGAGGGGAGGTTTTTCACCTGCTTCAAGCCCTTCAGGGTTTGATCCTAGAGAGCTATGTGATCTTCACCTTGGTCAGTAAAACATAAACAATCAAGCATGGACTTTttagaagtattttttaatatatttatttcctttttcatcattttttctgctgtcaaaatcataatttttttctcgatttatctttgtttaatttcTCTTCTACAGGAGCAAGAATGCTTTATAATACTCCAGAAATGATGCTGAGAAGGAAATTGGAGGAGCAGGCAGAGCTGCAGCAAGCTATTGAACTCCAGGGGAGAAGGTTAATTAATCTGCAACTTCCAGACTTGAGGGGAGATCATGCACATCATCACCAGCATAGTCTCTCTGTTGGTGCTCCCATTTCTCTGCCCACTCATCATACTCCCATCAATCAAACTGATATTCTAACCTCTGATGGCAAGAATGAGATAACATTAGAAGGTTAGTGTTTGAAACATATTAGGTCAGAGATGGAGAAGCTTTGGTACTACTAATGTAACTTGCTTTTGGCAGACAATGGGAATTGCTCAGGTGCCTCTAAATCCACCCTTGTTCCTGTTGCTGCAGAGAATCTTCAGGATGAAGTGAATGCAGCTTGCATTCAGAACAATGACACTGTTAATTGCAAGGTGGAGAGCTTCACTGAAAGGTATTGAATTGCAGACTCAGTAAGGTTCACCTGTTATATCAAAATGCCATTTGTGATTCTTCTTTAGATCTgaacaacccccccccccccccc from the Populus nigra chromosome 1, ddPopNigr1.1, whole genome shotgun sequence genome contains:
- the LOC133679667 gene encoding zinc finger CCCH domain-containing protein 55-like isoform X1, which codes for MDTHEITNILLTKLKSLDPENASRIMGFILIQDPTEKDLLRLAFGPETLLQNVVFKAKIHLGLSTNTLSTPSSPSPLNPIARPCNNTNPFPQSSPRITNNGSFLDFSKNPSPNPWSVHGLPNNSDSKSSISPKSSPFLSYDNIRSGSVLVPPFSRNGGNGGGVCSNNSADFLGEYQSDDHLSFFDDPSSKNEDFMDQRVQLGGYSVANGDVHLHRRRFSESDACSGAEDGGFGLRYRQCLYFARGFCKNGESCKFGHGDENMAEVNVGGALVSSPREMEELYLQQQEEMMKRKAVQQQQEEMMKMKAVQQQQQQRLAYNKHMSFLLLQQNEAERFGAAMMGDEFYKFGRTRGGRNDFLAMGMAEKANSASRQIYLTFPADSSFKDEDVSNYFSSFGPVQDVRIPYQQKRMFGFVTFVYPETVKEILAKGNPHYICESRVLVKPYKEKGKVANRTQQLLERGGFSPASSPSGFDPRELCDLHLGARMLYNTPEMMLRRKLEEQAELQQAIELQGRRLINLQLPDLRGDHAHHHQHSLSVGAPISLPTHHTPINQTDILTSDGKNEITLEDNGNCSGASKSTLVPVAAENLQDEVNAACIQNNDTVNCKVESFTESHGSNLERDSLTKSSENQHPDMFPSQAEVEESNELSVSSCSENDALVPTTSTSNEASN
- the LOC133679667 gene encoding zinc finger CCCH domain-containing protein 55-like isoform X2, which encodes MDTHEITNILLTKLKSLDPENASRIMGFILIQDPTEKDLLRLAFGPETLLQNVVFKAKIHLGLSTNTLSTPSSPSPLNPIARPCNNTNPFPQSSPRITNNGSFLDFSKNPSPNPWSVHGLPNNSDSKSSISPKSSPFLSYDNIRSGSVLVPPFSRNGGNGGGVCSNNSADFLGEYQSDDHLSFFDDPSSKNEDFMDQRVQLGGYSVANGDVHLHRRRFSESDACSGAEDGGFGLRYRQCLYFARGFCKNGESCKFGHGDENMAEVNVGGALVSSPREMEELYLQQQEEMMKRKAVQQQQEEMMKMKAVQQQQQQRLAYNKHMSFLLLQQNEAERFGAAMMGDEFYKFGRTRGGRNDFLAMGMAEKANSASRQIYLTFPADSSFKDEDVSNYFSSFGPVQDVRIPYQQKRMFGFVTFVYPETVKEILAKGNPHYICESRVLVKPYKEKGKVAKTQQLLERGGFSPASSPSGFDPRELCDLHLGARMLYNTPEMMLRRKLEEQAELQQAIELQGRRLINLQLPDLRGDHAHHHQHSLSVGAPISLPTHHTPINQTDILTSDGKNEITLEDNGNCSGASKSTLVPVAAENLQDEVNAACIQNNDTVNCKVESFTESHGSNLERDSLTKSSENQHPDMFPSQAEVEESNELSVSSCSENDALVPTTSTSNEASN